The Candidatus Binataceae bacterium DNA window TCGAAATCATCCCGGCCGAGACCGTGGTGCGCAATATCGTGGCGGGCTCGATGGCCAAGCGGCTGGGCCGCGAGGAAGGCGAGAAGCTGAAGCATCCGATCGTCGAGTACTATTACAAGTCCGACCCGCTCGACGATCCGCTGATCTATCCCGAGCACGCGGTGCTGTTCGGCTGGGCCACCCAGGAGGAACTCGACACGATTCACGCGATGGCGCTCAAGGTCAATGAAGTGCTGAGCAGGTTTCTCGACGAGCGCGGCGTGATCCTGGTCGACTTCAAGCTGGAGTTCGGACGCCATCACGGCAAAATCCTCCTCGGCGACGAGATCTGTCCGGATACCTGCCGCTTCTGGGACAAGGCGACGCTGAAGAAGCTCGACAAGGACCGCTTCCGCCGCGACCTGGGCGACGTCGAGGGCGCGTACCACGAGATGCTCCAGCGGGTCTCGAATTGAGCGAACGGCGCGGCCGGCGAATTGCGCCGAATGCGCAGAGGCGCTGAGTTGCTGGTCAAGGTTTTCGTCACGTCGCGCAAGGGAATTCTCGACCCGCAGGGGCGTGCGGTCGAGCAGTCGCTTAAGAGCCTCGGCTTCGGCGGCGTCGGCGCGGTCCACGTCGGCCGCTATATAGTGCTGGAACTGGATTCCCCGAGCCTCGAGCAGGCGCGCGAGACCGTCCGTCGGATGTGCGGGCAGCTGCTTACCAATCCGAATATCGAGGACTATACCTTCGAGATCGAACCGCAAGAGGGCGGACCGCAAGAGGGCGGACCGCGGTGAAGTGGGGCGTGGTCCGTTTTCCCGGGTCGCTCGATGACGCCGACACGCTGTGGGCGCTCGGCCACGTGATGGGGCAGGAGGCGCTCTCGCTCTGGCACAAGGACGAGGACCTGGCCGGCGTGCAATGCGTGGTGCTCCCGGGCGGCTTCAGCTACGGCGACTACCTGCGCTGCGGGGCGATCGCGCGGTTCGCTCCGATCATGAAAAGCGTCGTGCGTTTCGCCAATGACGGCGGCCTGGTGCTCGGCATCTGCAACGGTTTCCAGATTCTGTGCGAGGCTCATCTGCTGCCCGGCGCGCTGATGCGCAACCGCTCGCTCTCCTTCATCTGCGAGCGGGTCAACGTGAGGGTCGAAAACGCCACGACGCCGTTTACCTGCGCGGCGCGCGAGGGCGAGGTGCTGCGCCTGCCGATCAAGCACGGCGAAGGCCTCTACGTGGCGCCGGCCGACGAACTTCGCGCGATGGAAGCGCGCGGGCAGGTGCTGCTGCGCTACACCGACGCCGCCGGCCGCGAGCGCGATGACGCGAATCCCAACGGCTCGACCCGCGCGATTGCCGGCGTTGCCAACGAAAACTTCAACGTCTTCGGCCTGATGCCCCATCCCGAACACGCGGTCGAGGCTGCGCTCGGCGGCGAGGACGGGCTGAAGATCTTTCGTTCGATCGTGACGAGCGCCGAACGGCCGCGCGCCCGGGTTGCGGGCGCCGCTGCTTCCAGAACCTCGGCATGAGCGCCGCGACGATCGCCGAGAGGCCGGTCGGGCTTGCAGGCGAGCCCGCAGCCGATCTCGAGCAGGCCCGCGCGCACGGCCTTACCGACGAGGAGTACCGGGCGATCGAGCGATGGCTCGGGCGCACGCCGACTTTCACCGAGCTTGGCGTTTTTTCGGTGATGTGGTCGGAACACTGCTCGTACAAGTCCTCGCGGCGCCATTTGCGGATGATGCCCAACAAGGGGCAGCGCGTGATCGGCGGGCCGGGCGAGAACGCCGGCGCGCTCGACGTCGGCGACGGATGGGTCGCGGTGTTCAAGATAGAAAGCCACAACCATCCGTCGTTCGTCGAACCCTACCAGGGCGCCGCAACCGGCGTCGGCGGGATCCTGCGCGACATCTTCACGATGGGCGCGCGGCCGATGGCGAGCATGGATTCGCTGAAGTTCGGCGCGTGCGATCATCCGCGCACGCGCTACCTGCTGAGTGGCGTGGTCGGCGGAATCGGCGGTTACGGGAACTGCGTGGGCGTCCCGACGGTGGGCGGCGAGGTCATGTTCGACGCGGCCTACAACGGCAACATCCTGGTCAACGCATTTTGCCTGGGACTCGCGCGGCGCGGCGAATTGCAGAGCGCGCGCGCTAAAGGTCCGGGTAACCCGGTGATGTACGTCGGTTCGGCCACCGGACGCGACGGAATCCATGGCGCGAGCCTGCTCGCCTCAGCCGAGTTCGATGCGACCAGCGAGGCGAAGCGCCCGACCGTGCAGGTCGGCGATCCGTTCACGGAAAAGCTGCTGATCGAGGCGTGCCTGGAGGCGATGCGAAGCGGCGCGATCGTCGCAATCCAGGACATGGGCGCCGCCGGGCTTACCTCGTCGTCGAGCGAGATGGCGGCGCGCGGCGAGTTGGGAATCGAACTCGACCTCGACCGGATTCCGCTGCGCGAAGCCGGGCTTACGCCGTACGAAATTCTGCTCTCGGAGTCGCAGGAACGGATGCTGCTGGTGGCCGAGCGCGGACGCGAGGCCGAACTCGCCGCGATCTTCGCGCGCTGGGACCTTCACGCGGTCGTGGTCGGCAAGATCACCGAGGATCGGCGTTGGCGGGTGCGCTGGCGCGGAAAGCTGGTCGCTGACATTCCGGCGGTCGCGCTGACCGACGAGGCGCCGGTTTACGATCGTCCGGCGCGCGAGCCTTCGAATCCGGCGTCCGCATCAAGCGCTGCCGCGGGCGCGGCTTCCGAACCGCCGCCGAGCGAAGCTTTGCGCCGATTGCTCGACAGCCCGAACGTCGGCTCGAAGCGATGGGTCTATCGCCAGTACGACTCGATCGTGCAGAGCAACACGATGATGGGGCCGGGCGGCGACGCCGCGGTGCTCAGGATCAAGGGAACGAATCGTGCGGTCGCGCTCAAGGTCGACTCCAATCCGCGCGCCTGCGCGCTGGATCCTTACGTCGGCGCGGCTGCGACCGTGGTCGAGGCGGCGCGCAACGTTGCCTGCGCGGGCGCCCGGGCGATCGGGCTTACGAACTGCCTCAATTATGGCAATCCGGAACGCCCCGAGATCATGTGGCAGTTCATCCGCGGCGTAGAGGGCATACGCGACGCCGCGCTCGCGCTTGAAACGCCGGTGGTCAGCGGCAACGTCAGCTTCTATAACGAGACCGAGGGCCGCGCGATTCCGCCCACGCCGACGATCGCGATGCTCGGAGTGATCGAAGACGCCAACCGGCGTGTGACCCATTTTTTCAAGCGTCCGGGCGACGTGGTTATACTGCTGCGGACTGCGCCGGCGAAGCTGGCGGCGAGCGAATACGCGGCCGTTTTCCAGACCGATGGCGGAGCCCTTGCACGACTCGACCTCAAACGCGAGCGCGCGCTTGTCGAGGGGCTGGTTGCCGCCGCCGATCGCGGGTTGATAAGATCGGCTCACGACGTTGCGGAAGGTGGACTGGCGGTTACGCTGGCGGAGTGTTGCTTCAATCCCGACGGCGTCCTGGGCGCGGAGATCGACGGGATGCCGGAGCCGGTTGGGGCTGAAGTGTTTTTTGGCGAGGGCGCTTCTTCGGTGGTGCTGTCAGCCGCCGCCGATGAGGTCGAAGCGCTCCGCGAATTGTTCGGCGGAGTCGAGTTCACGGTGATGGGACGCGTGATTGACGGGCCGCGCCTTAGGATTGCAAACGCGATCGACGAGGACGTGCGCGAGTTGAGACAAATCCACGAACAGGCGATCGTGCGGAGGCTTGCCGCAAATGGATGAAGTCCAGGCGCAAGAACTCTCGAAGGAGCCTTCGGAGCTGTTTGTCGAAGTCTCGCCCGAGGAATCCAACCTCGACGCCTTTCACGAGGAGTGCGGCGTCTTCGGCGTCTTCGGCCATCCCGAGGCCGCCAATCTCGCCTACCTCGGCATGTATGCGCTGCAGCATCGGGGGCAGGAATCCGCCGGTATCGTCTCCTCCAACGGCAAGTCCCTGATCTCGCATCGCGGGATGGGTCTGGTCGCTGACATCTTCAACAGCGACGTGATCAATCGGCTCGAGGGGACCGCGGCCATCGGCCACAATCGCTACTCCACCACCGGCTCGACGACGCTCAAGAATTGCCAGCCGCTGGTGGTCGAATACGCGGGCGGCGGCCTCGCGCTCGCGCATAACGGCAAC harbors:
- the purL gene encoding phosphoribosylformylglycinamidine synthase subunit PurL, whose amino-acid sequence is MSAATIAERPVGLAGEPAADLEQARAHGLTDEEYRAIERWLGRTPTFTELGVFSVMWSEHCSYKSSRRHLRMMPNKGQRVIGGPGENAGALDVGDGWVAVFKIESHNHPSFVEPYQGAATGVGGILRDIFTMGARPMASMDSLKFGACDHPRTRYLLSGVVGGIGGYGNCVGVPTVGGEVMFDAAYNGNILVNAFCLGLARRGELQSARAKGPGNPVMYVGSATGRDGIHGASLLASAEFDATSEAKRPTVQVGDPFTEKLLIEACLEAMRSGAIVAIQDMGAAGLTSSSSEMAARGELGIELDLDRIPLREAGLTPYEILLSESQERMLLVAERGREAELAAIFARWDLHAVVVGKITEDRRWRVRWRGKLVADIPAVALTDEAPVYDRPAREPSNPASASSAAAGAASEPPPSEALRRLLDSPNVGSKRWVYRQYDSIVQSNTMMGPGGDAAVLRIKGTNRAVALKVDSNPRACALDPYVGAAATVVEAARNVACAGARAIGLTNCLNYGNPERPEIMWQFIRGVEGIRDAALALETPVVSGNVSFYNETEGRAIPPTPTIAMLGVIEDANRRVTHFFKRPGDVVILLRTAPAKLAASEYAAVFQTDGGALARLDLKRERALVEGLVAAADRGLIRSAHDVAEGGLAVTLAECCFNPDGVLGAEIDGMPEPVGAEVFFGEGASSVVLSAAADEVEALRELFGGVEFTVMGRVIDGPRLRIANAIDEDVRELRQIHEQAIVRRLAANG
- the purS gene encoding phosphoribosylformylglycinamidine synthase subunit PurS, which codes for MRRGAELLVKVFVTSRKGILDPQGRAVEQSLKSLGFGGVGAVHVGRYIVLELDSPSLEQARETVRRMCGQLLTNPNIEDYTFEIEPQEGGPQEGGPR
- the purC gene encoding phosphoribosylaminoimidazolesuccinocarboxamide synthase, yielding MEDAPQKLEMFYEGKAKKLYATADPDLVIAYFKDDATAFNAKKRGTIEDKGVMNNRISELFFTLLERNGVPTHFLRRLGDREMLCRRLEIIPAETVVRNIVAGSMAKRLGREEGEKLKHPIVEYYYKSDPLDDPLIYPEHAVLFGWATQEELDTIHAMALKVNEVLSRFLDERGVILVDFKLEFGRHHGKILLGDEICPDTCRFWDKATLKKLDKDRFRRDLGDVEGAYHEMLQRVSN
- the purQ gene encoding phosphoribosylformylglycinamidine synthase subunit PurQ; the protein is MKWGVVRFPGSLDDADTLWALGHVMGQEALSLWHKDEDLAGVQCVVLPGGFSYGDYLRCGAIARFAPIMKSVVRFANDGGLVLGICNGFQILCEAHLLPGALMRNRSLSFICERVNVRVENATTPFTCAAREGEVLRLPIKHGEGLYVAPADELRAMEARGQVLLRYTDAAGRERDDANPNGSTRAIAGVANENFNVFGLMPHPEHAVEAALGGEDGLKIFRSIVTSAERPRARVAGAAASRTSA